One segment of Enterobacter ludwigii DNA contains the following:
- a CDS encoding hemin-degrading factor, whose product MNHYTRWLALKEENPGQYARDIAGLMNISEAELTFARVGHDAWRLHGDIREIIGALEAVGETKCICRNDYAVHEQVGAFTHQHLGGHAGLVLNPRALDLRLFLNQWASAFHISETTARGERQSIQFFDLQGDALLKVYTTDNTDISAWGDLLTRFIFADNPPLALKHADVPAHNEKADAALVDQEWRAMTDVHQFFGLLKRHNLSRQQAFRLVGDDLACRVDNTALAQLLETVRLEGNEMMIFVGNRGCVQIFTGVVENVVLMKGWLNIFNPTFTLHLQDTSIAETWVTRKPTADGHVTSLELFAADGTQIAQLYGQRSEGEPEQRQWRSQVDALTRKGLAA is encoded by the coding sequence ATGAATCACTACACACGCTGGCTTGCGCTGAAAGAAGAAAATCCGGGTCAATACGCACGTGACATCGCAGGCTTAATGAACATCAGCGAAGCAGAGCTGACCTTCGCCCGCGTGGGCCACGACGCCTGGCGCCTGCACGGCGACATCCGCGAAATCATCGGCGCGCTGGAAGCCGTGGGCGAGACCAAATGCATCTGTCGTAACGACTATGCAGTTCACGAGCAGGTGGGCGCGTTTACGCATCAACACCTTGGCGGCCACGCCGGGCTGGTACTGAATCCGCGGGCGCTGGATCTGCGCCTGTTTCTCAACCAGTGGGCGAGCGCGTTCCACATCAGTGAAACCACCGCCCGCGGTGAGCGTCAGAGCATTCAGTTCTTCGACCTTCAGGGCGATGCCCTGCTGAAAGTTTACACGACCGATAACACCGATATTTCTGCCTGGGGCGACCTGCTTACGCGCTTTATCTTTGCCGATAATCCGCCACTGGCGCTGAAGCATGCCGATGTCCCTGCCCACAACGAAAAGGCTGATGCCGCCCTCGTTGATCAGGAGTGGCGCGCCATGACCGACGTGCATCAGTTCTTCGGCCTGCTGAAGCGCCACAATCTGAGCCGCCAGCAGGCGTTTCGTCTGGTGGGCGACGATCTGGCCTGCAGGGTAGACAACACTGCTCTGGCACAGCTGCTGGAAACGGTCCGCCTGGAGGGGAATGAAATGATGATCTTCGTCGGCAACCGCGGCTGCGTGCAGATCTTTACCGGCGTGGTGGAAAACGTCGTCCTGATGAAAGGCTGGCTCAACATCTTCAACCCAACCTTTACCCTGCATCTGCAGGATACGTCCATCGCCGAAACATGGGTGACGCGTAAACCCACCGCTGACGGGCACGTCACCAGCCTGGAGCTCTTTGCCGCCGACGGGACGCAAATCGCTCAGCTGTACGGTCAACGCAGCGAAGGTGAACCAGAGCAGCGTCAGTGGCGCAGCCAGGTCGACGCCCTGACCCGAAAAGGGCTGGCCGCATGA
- a CDS encoding TonB-dependent hemoglobin/transferrin/lactoferrin family receptor, protein MPHLHSAFLRPSCLALSIVSALPGVAFAATDDMTVIATGNARSAFEAPMMVSVIDTAAPENQTASSAADLLRYVPGLMLDGTGRTNGQDVNLRGYDRRGVLVLVDGVRQGTDTGHLNSTFLDPALIKRIEVVRGPSALLYGSGALGGVIAYETADANDLLEPGKNSGYRVFGTGATGDHSLGMGASAYGRTETLDGLVAWSSRDRGDLRQSDGGTAPNDESINNMLAKGRWAIDPAQTLSGSLRYYNNAAQEPKNPQTPAADASSNPMTDRSTIQRDAQLGYHLAPQGNDWLNADAKLYWSEARINAQNIDGTGEFRKQTTKGGKVENRTRLFSDTFASHLLTYGGEYYRQEQHPGGTTTGFPEAKIDFSSGWLQDEITLRDLPVTLLGGTRYDNYRGSSEGYDDVNADRWSSRAGLTVSPTDWLMLFGSYAQAFRAPTMGEMYNDAKHFSIGRFYTNYWVPNPNLRPETNETQEFGFGLRFDDVMLANDALEFKASYFDTKAKDYISTSVDFAAATTMSMNVPHAKIWGWDVMAKYTADLFNLDVAYNRTRGKDTDTGEYISSINPDTVTSKLDIPVAQSGFSVGWIGTFVDRSTHISSSYSEQPGYAVNDFYVSYKGQEQLKGVTTTLVLGNAFDKAYWSPQGIPQDGRNGKIFVSYQW, encoded by the coding sequence CGATGATGGTCAGCGTGATTGACACCGCGGCCCCGGAAAACCAGACCGCCAGCTCCGCCGCCGACCTGCTGCGCTACGTCCCAGGCCTGATGCTTGACGGCACCGGGCGCACCAACGGTCAGGACGTCAACCTGCGCGGTTACGACCGTCGCGGCGTACTGGTGCTGGTGGATGGCGTGCGCCAGGGGACCGACACTGGCCACCTGAACAGCACGTTCCTCGACCCGGCTCTGATTAAACGTATCGAAGTGGTTCGCGGCCCGTCAGCCTTACTGTACGGCAGCGGCGCGCTGGGGGGCGTGATCGCGTATGAAACCGCCGATGCAAATGACCTGCTGGAACCGGGAAAAAACAGCGGCTACCGCGTGTTTGGTACGGGCGCGACGGGCGATCACAGTCTGGGCATGGGGGCCAGCGCTTACGGGCGTACCGAAACCCTGGACGGACTGGTTGCCTGGTCGAGCCGCGATCGCGGCGATCTGCGCCAGAGCGACGGTGGAACAGCACCGAATGACGAATCCATCAACAACATGCTGGCAAAAGGCCGCTGGGCCATCGACCCGGCCCAGACCCTGAGCGGATCCCTGCGCTATTACAATAACGCGGCGCAGGAGCCCAAAAACCCGCAAACCCCTGCCGCGGACGCCAGCAGCAATCCCATGACCGATCGCTCCACCATTCAGCGAGACGCTCAGCTGGGCTATCACCTGGCTCCCCAGGGCAACGACTGGCTGAATGCCGATGCGAAACTCTACTGGTCTGAAGCGCGCATTAACGCCCAGAACATTGACGGCACCGGCGAGTTTCGCAAGCAGACCACCAAAGGTGGCAAAGTGGAAAACCGCACCCGTCTGTTCAGCGACACGTTTGCCTCACATCTTCTGACCTATGGCGGCGAATACTACCGTCAGGAGCAACATCCGGGGGGCACCACCACCGGCTTCCCGGAGGCTAAAATCGATTTCAGCTCCGGCTGGCTGCAGGACGAGATCACCCTGCGCGACCTGCCGGTCACGCTTCTCGGCGGTACCCGTTACGATAATTACCGCGGGAGCAGCGAAGGATACGACGATGTGAACGCGGACAGATGGTCCTCCCGTGCCGGACTGACCGTCAGCCCGACCGACTGGCTGATGCTGTTCGGCTCTTACGCACAGGCCTTCCGTGCGCCGACCATGGGTGAAATGTATAACGACGCCAAACACTTCTCCATCGGCCGCTTTTACACTAACTACTGGGTACCGAACCCGAACCTGCGTCCGGAAACCAATGAAACGCAGGAGTTTGGCTTCGGACTGCGCTTTGACGACGTCATGCTTGCTAACGATGCGCTGGAGTTCAAGGCCAGCTACTTCGACACCAAAGCCAAAGACTACATCTCCACCAGCGTCGATTTTGCGGCTGCGACCACCATGTCCATGAACGTTCCCCACGCCAAAATCTGGGGCTGGGACGTGATGGCGAAATACACGGCCGACCTGTTCAACCTCGACGTCGCCTATAACCGCACCCGGGGAAAAGATACCGATACGGGCGAGTATATCTCCAGCATCAACCCGGATACCGTCACCAGCAAGCTGGATATCCCGGTGGCGCAAAGCGGTTTCTCCGTCGGCTGGATCGGCACCTTCGTCGATCGCTCAACCCATATCAGCAGTAGCTACAGCGAACAGCCGGGCTATGCGGTTAACGATTTCTACGTAAGTTATAAAGGCCAGGAGCAGCTCAAAGGGGTAACCACGACGCTGGTGCTGGGTAACGCGTTCGACAAGGCGTACTGGTCTCCTCAGGGCATTCCTCAGGACGGACGCAACGGTAAGATTTTTGTGAGTTACCAGTGGTAA